ATTCATGAGTCAAACGGAAGAAATATGACAACAAAACATCAATGTTACGTACAATCATGTTTAAAACAAGCTGCTGAAAAGTCATTAACCCTTCATGTTTATTATGATCTGAATATATCTCTTACCATTTCAGTTCAGTTTTCCTACCGGCAGTTCACTGAGTGTACTCACttcccatgaaaaaaaaaaaaaggaagcaatGTGTGAGCACAGTCAGGTTATTACTGAGCCGAGAAAAGAGAGACGGTGATACGCGTGCGTCTGACGTCCGGGGCCAAATCGCCAGTGATTGTCACTGCAGGTGGTTGTGTAACTTTGTCTCTCTTTTAACACTCTAACGCTTTGTTCCTCCTTTCTCCGGGGAATATGTCTTCGTATGCCGGCGGTGAGTCGTTAACGGATGGGTAGGAGAAACCGTACACGTGGTGGAGCTCGTTTTGGTCAGGCGCATAGCCTGGCAGTTCGATAGATGGATGGCCGCTTTTCCGTGCCTCTGCACCGTGTTCTCGCGCTTGGGAGCCGCACATCGCGAGGCTGATATAAGAGACCGACCTGAAGTCGGCGGCCACGGTGAGCTCGCGCTCCTCGGCCAGCAAGACGGCGCGCGCGCTGCGCCTGTGCGCGCGGCGCCTCCGGTAAAACTGCGCCGCCTGGTAGCGCTTGATGACCACAAGGTTTACCAGACCAATGAGGCACTCGAGCGCATTAAGCACGGTGGACGCCACCAGGCCGCGCTGGTAATCCTTGAGGCGCCTGCATGCAGCAGGTACATCCAGTGTGTCCAAGCAATAGCGCGAGTACTTCCGTTCCACGAGAGACACAGCGTCACCGTCCACCACTGCGCCCGAGAACGCCGTGAGCACGCCGAGCAGAAACACAAGAAGCCCGAAGAGGAAAAAATTGCGACACGCAGCTTTGCCCCTGCAGCAGAGCAACGCCATGCCCAGCAGTGCCTGTCCGAGTCCGAGCAGGATTCCAGAGTAAAACGCACCAGCAGCCGCGCTCAGTTGGAAGTGCGCCTTCACTTTGGCTCCCAGAGACAGACACTCGAACCCGACCACTGCCGCGCTCACGGCGCACGCGAACAGCAGGCTGCTGGAGACTACGGCGCACGCTCCTTTCCCACTCAACTTCATTATAATCCTCCTCTGCCTCGTCCGGCCCGTCACCCTCCTTCATCCTCCTTGGTCCTCTTCGCCAGCTCTTCTTGAAGTGCCCTCACACTGGGACATGACTCGCCGGTAGCTGCTTGGAGAACGGAGGATGTGCGGAGCCACGTGCCGTGCCGCCGTTTCCCACCGCTTCCCCAACGGATGAATAATTGATGGGCAGGGCGCGCTCCTTCTGCGGTAACAGCCGCCCAAATCCAGCTTAAAGGTAACGATTACCTTCATGACCTTCTCCCGCCATCCACTTCTGCAGGGCTTAGTCGTGAAGACCGAGAGGAAAGACGCTCCCTTCCGCTCTTACAGCCCTTCAGTGCGCGCCGCCGCAAGCGAGCGCACATCAGTGAGACTGACTTTCAGTCTGAGCTTTGAACTCGCTCCACTCCGGCTGGCTGCAAACTCGAGAATGCGACACATAGTGATGCTTTCTTTCACTGCTTCCCCATAACCTCGCCACAGATGCTATTATATGCAGATGATCTTCTCACTAGAAGCCGGTATAATATTGCTATCAGTAGGAATAATGTTCAGAAACAGATTTAGGCTATTCTAAACAGAAAGAAAGTGATGTAAAGTTCGACTACGATTGTGTTAACACTTGCAAGGATGGCAAGTGAAGATAAAGTCTGTATCCCTGTATATGCACTCTAAGACTATATGTCGGGGATTTGCAGAGCTGTGTGAGCTGTCTATGGTACTGAAACACTGCTTAGTGGGTTTCAGGCGGAGCTCAGATTGGTTTAGGGAGTGGCTAATGCTACTTCTGTTTTGCTGGCATGATAATTACGTTCACAAGCCTTCTGAAATCTAAGCGATGAGGTTTTACATAATTTTATGAACGAAAGCCTTCTGTATCCAGCCCTATTTTGGGGTCTAccaaggttttttgtttgtttttgaacagCTCTCCAAAGTTTAAACATTTTTAGGCTTCCTCTTTTGAATGGTCCATCATGGTCTTACGCCACATCCattcatctattatctgtagccacttatcctgttctacagggtcgcaggcaagctggagcctatcccagctgactatgggcgagaggcggggcacaccctggacaagtcgccaggtcatcgcagggctgacacaaagacaaaccaccattcacactcacattcacacctacggtcaatttagagctaccaattaacctaacctgcatgtctctggactgtcggggaaaccggagcacctggaggaaacccatgcagacactgggagaacatgcaaactccacacagaaaggccctcaccggctgctgagctcgaacccaggaccttcttgctgtgaggcgacaatgctaaccaatacaccaccgtgccgccttacacCACATCAGTGCAGGAAAACACTTTGAAAAAGATCTGACAGAAGGACAATTCAGGCCGTGAAAGCACGTTTGAGGGGAAAAATATGCCccgaatgtttcatattttataaTCCTGTGAAATGACCAAATGTGCATAATGGCAAATTGTTTAACATTTTTCCAGGCCACAGAGTAAACCATTTTTGCTAACCTATGCACAGAGGACAGACTGACAAAGCTTGTACTCCGTCACTTTATGAAGTACATCTACCATGTGCGCATAGAGGAGCCATGGATGTGTGTATGGGAGATGGGAGGATTCTGACTGTATAAGAACATCACTTGTCTGATCCCAcaaaggaaaaatgttttgttttttattaaaaAGAATCAAAAGCTTAGTTATTGAGGTTAAGGTTAGCATTAGATTTAGGTGTAGGCTTAGGATTAATTAGCTGCATt
The Neoarius graeffei isolate fNeoGra1 chromosome 8, fNeoGra1.pri, whole genome shotgun sequence genome window above contains:
- the LOC132890174 gene encoding transmembrane protein 271-like — encoded protein: MKLSGKGACAVVSSSLLFACAVSAAVVGFECLSLGAKVKAHFQLSAAAGAFYSGILLGLGQALLGMALLCCRGKAACRNFFLFGLLVFLLGVLTAFSGAVVDGDAVSLVERKYSRYCLDTLDVPAACRRLKDYQRGLVASTVLNALECLIGLVNLVVIKRYQAAQFYRRRRAHRRSARAVLLAEERELTVAADFRSVSYISLAMCGSQAREHGAEARKSGHPSIELPGYAPDQNELHHVYGFSYPSVNDSPPAYEDIFPGERRNKALEC